Proteins co-encoded in one Gouania willdenowi chromosome 1, fGouWil2.1, whole genome shotgun sequence genomic window:
- the LOC114466131 gene encoding ankyrin repeat and SOCS box protein 5-like produces the protein MPEVSVTAPVEAPELSRKGNAEPGQLEPHRKRACWGILTSQGSWADRSPLHEAASQGRLLALHTLLAQGYHANIVTIDHVTPLHEACLSAHVACVRALISAGANVNAATIDGVTPLYNCCASGSVTCLDLLLQNGAHTHTTHTHYPSALHEACKRGHSQCVATLVSHGADPDYSLSHLGSPLYVSCLHGNLNCSQVLLNTGARVNAGRGEDSPLHAAVTRDSEDQVEVLLDHGADVYLRDSNGQRPVEVAPPGGRTQQLLLSFEDIGSYPDK, from the exons ATGCCTGAGGTCTCGGTAACGGCTCCGGTAGAAGCTCCGGAGCTTTCCCGGAAAGGAAACGCAGAGCCGGGTCAGCTCGAGCCGCACAGGAAGAGAGCATGCTGGGGTATCCTGACCAGCCAAG gATCCTGGGCTGATCGATCTCCTCTTCATGAAGCAGCTTCCCAGGGTCGCCTCCTGGCCCTCCACACTCTCCTGGCCCAG GGATATCACGCCAACATTGTGACCATTGACCATGTGACTCCTCTTCATGAAGCCTGTCTATCAGCACACGTGGCCTGTGTCAGAGCTTTGATCAGTGCTGGGGCTAAC gTGAACGCTGCGACCATCGATGGCGTCACTCCTCTCTACAACTGTTGTGCCTCTGGGAGCGTCACATGTTTGGATCTGCTGCTGCAGAAcggagcgcacacacacaccacacacacacactacccaTCAGCTCTGCATGAAGCCTGTAAGAGag GCCACAGTCAGTGTGTAGCAACCCTGGTGTCTCATGGAGCAGACCCAGACTACTCTCTGTCCCACCTCGGCTCTCCTCTCTATGTCAGCTGTCTCCATGGAAACCTGAACTGCTCTCAGGTGCTGCTGAACACGG GAGCCCGTGTGAACGCAGGTAGAGGAGAGGACAGTCCTCTGCATGCAGCGGTCACACGGGACAGCGAGGACCAGGTGGAGGTGTTACTGGACCATGGAGCAGATGTTTACCTCAGAGACAGTAATGGTCAGAGGCCTGTGGAGGTGGCGCCCCCTGGTGGAAGGACACAGCAGCTGCTTCTGTCCTTTGAAG